The following proteins are co-located in the Vigna unguiculata cultivar IT97K-499-35 chromosome 9, ASM411807v1, whole genome shotgun sequence genome:
- the LOC114162574 gene encoding thylakoid lumenal 17.4 kDa protein, chloroplastic isoform X1, protein MAERYVEVPSSKTEVKSEKKTTMANVSIPLPRNGFCIPNYATKRPSFTPPFTISCSGVAELDGSHQNKGGLFSFNGMKGVACGILAACAVTSSAFPVPAATQRLPPLSTEPNRCERAFIGNTIGQANGVYDKPLDLRQCDFTNEKSNLKGKSLSAALMSDAKFDGADMSEVIMSKAYAAGASFKGVDFSNAVLDRVNFEKADLEGAVFRNTVLSGSTFDEAKLDKAVFEDTIIGYIDLQKLCTNKSIGDEGRAELGCR, encoded by the exons ATGGCGGAGAGGTATGTGGAAGTTCCAAGTTCCAAAACTGAAGTGAAGAGcgaaaagaaaacaacaatggCGAACGTTTCAATTCCACTCCCTCGAAACGGTTTCTGCATACCCAATTACGCAACCAAACGCCCATCTTTCACCCCTCCATTCACAATTTCTTGCTCTG GAGTAGCTGAATTAGATGGATCTCATCAGAATAAGGGAGGTTTGTTCAGTTTCAATGGAATGAAGGGCGTGGCCTGTGGTATTCTTGCAGCTTGTGCTGTTACTTCTTCTGCATTTCCCGTTCCTGCTGCAACCCAG AGACTTCCCCCATTGTCGACTGAACCCAATCGCTGCGAGCGTGCTTTTATTGGCAACACAATTGGTCAGGCAAATGGTGTATACGATAAACCATTAGATCTCCGGCAATGTGATTTCACAAATGAAAAATCAAACCTGAAGGGGAAGTCCCTCTCTGCAGCACTCATGTCAGATGCTAAGTTTGATGGTGCTGATATGTCAGAAGTTATAATGTCTAAGGCTTATGCTGCTGGTGCCAGCTTTAAAG GGGTGGACTTCTCAAATGCAGTGTTGGACCGTGTGAACTTCGAGAAAGCTGATCTTGAAGGAGCTGTATTTAGGAACACAGTATTGTCGGGCTCCACCTTTGACGAGGCTAAGCTGGACAAGGCTGTTTTTGAGGACACTATTATTGGTTATATTGATCTCCAGAAACTATGCACAAACAAGTCCATCGGTGATGAAGGGAGAGCTGAACTAGGATGTCGATGA
- the LOC114162574 gene encoding thylakoid lumenal 17.4 kDa protein, chloroplastic isoform X2 has translation MAERYVEVPSSKTEVKSEKKTTMANVSIPLPRNGFCIPNYATKRPSFTPPFTISCSAELDGSHQNKGGLFSFNGMKGVACGILAACAVTSSAFPVPAATQRLPPLSTEPNRCERAFIGNTIGQANGVYDKPLDLRQCDFTNEKSNLKGKSLSAALMSDAKFDGADMSEVIMSKAYAAGASFKGVDFSNAVLDRVNFEKADLEGAVFRNTVLSGSTFDEAKLDKAVFEDTIIGYIDLQKLCTNKSIGDEGRAELGCR, from the exons ATGGCGGAGAGGTATGTGGAAGTTCCAAGTTCCAAAACTGAAGTGAAGAGcgaaaagaaaacaacaatggCGAACGTTTCAATTCCACTCCCTCGAAACGGTTTCTGCATACCCAATTACGCAACCAAACGCCCATCTTTCACCCCTCCATTCACAATTTCTTGCTCTG CTGAATTAGATGGATCTCATCAGAATAAGGGAGGTTTGTTCAGTTTCAATGGAATGAAGGGCGTGGCCTGTGGTATTCTTGCAGCTTGTGCTGTTACTTCTTCTGCATTTCCCGTTCCTGCTGCAACCCAG AGACTTCCCCCATTGTCGACTGAACCCAATCGCTGCGAGCGTGCTTTTATTGGCAACACAATTGGTCAGGCAAATGGTGTATACGATAAACCATTAGATCTCCGGCAATGTGATTTCACAAATGAAAAATCAAACCTGAAGGGGAAGTCCCTCTCTGCAGCACTCATGTCAGATGCTAAGTTTGATGGTGCTGATATGTCAGAAGTTATAATGTCTAAGGCTTATGCTGCTGGTGCCAGCTTTAAAG GGGTGGACTTCTCAAATGCAGTGTTGGACCGTGTGAACTTCGAGAAAGCTGATCTTGAAGGAGCTGTATTTAGGAACACAGTATTGTCGGGCTCCACCTTTGACGAGGCTAAGCTGGACAAGGCTGTTTTTGAGGACACTATTATTGGTTATATTGATCTCCAGAAACTATGCACAAACAAGTCCATCGGTGATGAAGGGAGAGCTGAACTAGGATGTCGATGA